DNA sequence from the Streptomyces sp. CA-210063 genome:
TGCGGGGTGGGCGGAAGGGGGGGGCAGTTGGGCTGGGCTCGGTACGGGCGCCGGCGCCAGCTTCGGTCGAGTGTCAGAAGCGGGGCGTATCCGATGTGTGCTGCGGCGTCGGGGTGATGTGCTGGTTGGCGCCGGGGTTCTGGCGGCCGGGCGGCTTGCAGGTGACGTCCTGTGCAGGGAGCTTTCCGCTGCTCAGGTAGGCGTTGACGGTGCGGTCGGCGCAGGAGCCCGGGTGTACGCCGTAGACGCCGTGGTCCAGGCCGCCCTTGACGTACACCATGCGCGAGCCCTTCAGGGCGCGGTGCATGCCGAGGCCGCTGGCCAGGGGCGTCTGGGAGTCCCACTGGTTCTGGACGGTGAGCAGGCCGACCTTGTTGTTCACCGTGGTGACGGGCTCGGCCGGCTTGTCCCAGAACGCGCAGGGCTTGATGTGGGAGGCGAAGTCGCCGTAGAGCGGGTACTTGGCCTTGTCCCGGATCGCGTCACGCCGGTACTGCTCGGGGTCGCGCGGCCAGGCCGCGGTGTCGCCGCAGACCACGGCCCAGAAGGCGGCGGGCTGGTTGTCGTCCGGGACCTCCGCGGCCCAAGCCGCGGACCGGCGCAGTCCCTGCTGATCTTCCAGCGTGGGGGAGCGGTGGGAGGTCGCGTGGCCGCCGGCGATCTTCTTGTACTCGACGACCGTCTCGGCCGCGTCCTTGGGGCTGTAGAAGAACACGTCGCGGAGAGTGGCACGGATGTCGTCCCCGGTGAGCTTTTCGTCAGCGGTCACGAGGGGAGTGCGGTCGGCCTGGGCGATGAGCTTCCAGAACGTCTTCCTCACCTTGGCCGGGGTGTTGCCGAGTTTGTAGGTGCGGTGGCGCTGCGCGGTCCACTTCGTCCAGCGGGTGAAGGCCGGCTCGGCGCCCTCCGCCCAGATCTGGATCATGCCGCGCCAGGCCCGTGCGGGGTCGACCGCGCTGTCCAGCACGAAGCGATCGGTTCGCTTGGGGAACATCTGCGCGTAGACGGCACCCAGGTACGTGCCGTAGGAGATGCCCAGGTAGGAGATCTTCTTCTCGCCCAGAACGGCGCGGATGACGTCCATGTCGCGGGCGGTGTTGCGGGTGGTGATGTACGGCAGCCTGTCGCCGTTCTTGGCACGGCACTTGTCGGCGACGGTGCGGGCCCACTTGACGTCCTGGTTGAACGTCTCCGGCTTGTAGGGGCGTTCGTCGTTCTGCTCCGTGTCCGTGAGACCGCACGTGACCGGGCTGCTGCGGCCCACGCCGCGCGGGTCGAACCCGATGAGGTCGTACCGCTCACGGACGTTCTTGGGCATCAACGGCTTCATTCCGACCGGCATGCTCAGGCCTTCGCCGCCCGGACCGCCGGGGTTGAAGAGGATCACGCCGCGCCGCTTGCCGGGGACGCTGGTCTTCACTCGGGAGATGGCCAGCTTGATCGTCTTGGAGCCGGGGCGGCTGTAGTCGAGCGGGACCTTGATCGTCGCGCACTGGTACGCGGCGGGCTGCGACGCGTCGCATCGGTGCCACGCGGGCTTCTGGTTCTCGAATCTCTTCAGCGGTTCCGCCGCCGATGCCTGCGCCGGGGCGAGGGCGGGGACCAGCGTCGCCGTGACCCCCACGGCGAGCAGGGGGGCTATGCGTCCTATTCGCACGATGGCCGTTCCTTTCGATCAACTTCCGGGACGGAGCGACCATTTCGTGACTGCCGAGGCGGGCGAAACACACTGTGGTGCTATCTCGCTACGACTCCCGGCGTACACGAGAAGAGACGTGCGGAGGACAACCCGAACCGGCTGATCACCATCCGCACCAGCGTGAGACCACCCGGGTTCCATGCGACTGAACCCTGGCTAGGGGGTGGTACGCCGGCGTCATCGCGGCGTGAAGAGGATCATCGGAACCGGTGCCGTCGTCGCGCGGGGCGCGCAGGATCCAGGTGGGGGAGCAGTCGTGGAAGATCGAGGTCGATGGGCTGGGGCATGGGTCACGCTCCTGCGAAACCGGTCCGTGGTCAGGGCGCGGTGACGCTGGGGCGCGGGCAGGGGTGCGCACGTCACACTCTCCCGGGGCGTAAGCCCGTTCAGCCGTAGACGGGGGGCTGTGGACGCGACGGGGCGGCGCCGGGCCACGTCCTCGATGAGGCGGCGGGTGATGGACGGCGCGAGCAGCGCGTCACCGGCGGCGACCACCCGTATCACCTGAACGAGTTCGCCGACCTGCGCTCCCTTGAGCAGGAAGCCGTCGGCCCCGGCGTGCAGCGCCTCGTAGACGTAGTCGTCGATGTCGGAGGTGGTCATCACTGGCCGCAGAGCCGTCCGTGGCCACCGCCTCCCCGCTCCACGGGCCCCGCCCCTTGGTGGGTTCGGCGCCGACGATCGTGCTCCCGGACGGCCACGTGGTTCTGCGTGATCGCGTCGGGGCGGTGGTCAGCCGACCGGTTGTCCGCCCCAGTGCGTCACTGTCCAGCCGCGCCGTGGATCGCCGTCCATGGCCACGATGTGGGTGTTCTCCAGCGGGTGCCGGGCGGCGTACGCGGCGTCGACGTTGCGGGACCGGGCGGCTGCCCAGGTGCGGATGGCCGCGCCGTGGCTGACGACGGCGGCGCCGTCCGCCCCCGATCCGGCTATCTCCTCGATGACCTCGTCATAACGGGTCAGGGCCTCCTCGCCCGTTTCTCCTCCGGGCATGCGCAGGTCCGTCTGCCCCGAGGCCCATGCCATCACCGTCTTCAGATACAGCTGCACGGACTCGGCGTCCCGGTTCATCTCCAGATCGCCCGCGCTCAGCTCGCGCAGGCCCTCCCGTACGACGGGCCGCAACCCGCGCTCCCGGGCCAGAGGCGCCGCCGTCTGCCGGGCGCGCCGCAGCGTCGAGACGTACAAGGCGTCGATCGGCTCGTTCGCGAGACGCCCTACCAGCTCCTCCGCCTGCTGCCTCCCGAGCGTGGTGAGCTCCGCTCCCGGTGCGTCGGTGTCCAAGGCATGCGTGAGGTTGGACGTGGTCTGGCCATGACGGGTGAGCAACAGACGCATCGCAGCGGACGTCCTCTCGGTGAACGGGAACCAGGCCCGTACGGACAACGGAGAAAAGCATACGAGCCACCCTGCGACCCTGGCAGGTTCTTGCTGTGGCCAGAGCTGTCTCCTGCTGGCGAGCGCATGGATGCCAGGAGAGACACGCATGGATGCCAGGGGAGACAAGTAGATACAAGCATCACGGCCTCAGCAACGCAGGCTCCGGGTAAGTATGCTCATGTCCCGGCACTCGGCAGCTGGTGCGCATCTCGTCGCGTAGAGTGCTCTTGTGTCCGAGCCCGAGGTGCCCAGAGGATCCGCGGCGAGCGGAAGATTTCAGTCACTCTTGGATGAACTGGGGTTCCGTATCAGCAGTGGCGCTCTGCCGCCCGGGCATCTGGTTCGCGTGGAGGACCTGGAGAAGGAGTTCGGTGTCTCCCGCAGTGTCGTGCGTGAGGCCGTCCGGGTCCTCGAGTTCCTCGGCTTGCTGCGCAGCGCGCGCGGCGTCGGTGTGACGGTGCGGGAAGACCGCGACTGGAACGCCCTGGACCCGCGCGTGATCGGATGGCGGCTCGCCTACGAGAAGACCCGCGCCACCGAACTGCACGCGCTCGCTCAGCTGCGTTACGCGATCGAGCCTGTCGCGGCCGAGTACATGTGCGCGGCGTCCACACGACGAGAACGCGCCGAACTGCTGCTCTGCGCGGAGGAGATGGCTGCGAAGGCCGATGACATCGCCGCCTTCACGGCACAGGACGTCCGGTTCCACTCGCTCATTCTCGGTGGCACCCGGAACCACCTCTTCACGGCGCTGGAGCCGACCTTCACCACCGGCCTCATAGGCCGTAGTGACTACCACTTGATGCCCAGTACGCCCGATGAGAAGTCGATCGAACTCCACCTCGGGGTGGCCGAAGCCATCTTCGACGGGGAGGGCGGCCGCGCCGCCGAACTGCTGCGGATCCTGCTCAAGGAGGTCGTCGAGCGCTTCGCCGAGGCCGACGGGTGGAATGCGGGCTCCGCCCCGAGCGACTCGGCCTGAGCAGCCGCGAGGCCGCGACGGTCGTCATTTCACCGACCCCGTCGGAAGACGTGGTTGATCACGGTGGTTGATCACGGTGGATGATCACGATGGGTGCCCACGAAGAGGACGCCGGCCATCAGGCTGCCGTCGCCCCGCCTGCCGTCGCCCCGCCTGCCGTCGCCCCGCCTGTCGCCGCCCCGCAGCTCAGCCCTGCCGGTCCGGTGCGACGTGGATCTTGGGCCCGGGACCGGCGCCGGTCGGCCGCTTTCCCGCCAGCACGGCGTCGACCCCGTCGAGGCCGACCGTCTCGGCGATCAGCGGACGTGGGTCCACCTCGCCCTTCGCGTAGGCCTCGATCGTCGCGTCGAGTCCCGGTGACGCGCTGAGAATCCCGATGGCCGTGACGTCCTTGAGCACCAGCGACCGCGTGTCGATCAGGCTCGGGCTCCCCGCGACGCCGATGTAGACGACCCGCCCTCCCGGCTCGATCAGTTCGAGTGCCTTCGCCGGCAGTTCCGGCGCGTTGGACGCGTCGATCACGGCGTCGTAGGGGAGATCCGGAAGCGTGTCCTCCGTCCAGGCGGCATCGAAGCCCAGCGTCGCCGCGAACTCCAGCGAACCCCCCGGACGGCCCATGAGGTGCACCTCGGCGCCGTCCCGCCGCGCGAACATCGCCACCAGAAGCCCGATGGTGCCCGGTCCGAGCACGAGCACCCGGTCTCCGGGCCTGATCGAGGCCGCCTGCGCGGCCCGCAGCGCGTTTCCGCCGGGCTCGACCATCGCGCCCATGGCGTCGTCGACGGTGTCGGGCAGGACGTGCAGCGACGAGGCCGGCACGGCCAGCCGCTCGGCGAGGGCGCCTGCCCGGCCGCCGCGAATGCCCACCTCCTGGCGTGCCTCGCAGACGTGCTGGATCCCGCCTCGGCACCGGCGGCAGTGACCGCAGCCGAGCATGGTGTCACCCATGACCCGCCGTCCGATCCACGACCGGTCGACCCCGTCCCCCACGGCGGAGACGGTGCCCGACCACTCGTGTCCCAAGCGCATGGGAAACCGCGCGTGACCTTCGCGGAGATACTCCATCTCCCCGGTGTAGAACTCGACGTCGGTGCCGCAGACACCGGCACGGGCGACGTCGACGACGACCTCGCCCGGTGCGGCCACCGGAGCGTCGACCTCCACCACCCCGGCCTCACCGGGACCGAAAAGGACGAACGCCCTCACCGGCGCTCAACCCCGCGCTGGGAGTACCGAGCCACCATGAACCTCCTGCCGCCAGAACCCCTTACGTGAAGCTAAGCATATTTGTACAAGGGAACTCGGTAGCCGAAACCGGCTGCCGGGACTGGGGCGGTGCGGCGGCTTGTGGGCGAGTACGGCGCCGGCGGCGTGAAACACGAGCGAAACGGGCGATTCCTAGACTCCGGCAGATGCGCCACCTGACCATCCTTGACGCCCCCACGGAGTGGAGCCGGTTCACCGAGGGCTCCGTCGAGCGCCGGATGCTGCTCGCCCTCGGCGACCGGCTCGGCACCGAGCTGCGTCCGAAGCCGCTCATGCTGCCCGACGGCAGCCGCGTCGAGGTCGAGGGAATCGACACCGCGGGCCGCGTGCTCGTCCAACTCGTCAGCAATCAGGGCGCGTACAAGCCCGCCTACCGCAACAAGGTCATGGCGGACATGTTCAAGCTGCTCTGGCTGCGGGACTCGGTCCCGACCGCCGAGCGCGCCGTACTCCTCGTCACCGAGCTGATCGTGCAGGCACTCGGCGGCTGGGTGACACGCGCGGCGGCCGACCTCGGGATCGAGATCTACGTCTTCGACGGCAGCACGGCCGTAACACTGCCGCCCCGGACGTAAAGTCCCCGAAACGCGGCGGGGTGGGGCGGTGAAACACAGGGCTCCTACGGTCGGAGGCACCTAAGCGGATTTCCGCGTGGCAGTCTCCCGCACTCGCTACGCACGCTCTCCGACTTCCAGGATCGGGCCTTCGTGCTCGCGACATGGATGGGAGCGTGAAGGTGACTGGCACGCCAGCACTTGAGTTGCGGTCGGTGCACCGGGTCTACGGATTCGGGTCGTCCGCGACGAATGCCCTCGACAACGTGGATCTGACGGTGCCGCCCGGCCGCTTCGTCAGCCTCATCGGGCCCAGCGGCTGCGGCAAGTCGACACTGCTGCGCATCGTGGCCGGCCTCGAACAGCCCGACCGGGGCGAGGTCCGGGTGCACGGCGTGCCCCCGGCGCAGGCCTGCGCCGCCAAGATGATCGGGCTCGTGCCGCAGAGCCCCGCCCTGCTGCCGTGGCTGTCCGTGCTGCGGAACGTCACTCTGCCGCAGAAGATCAACAAGGGGTCGGCCAGACGCCGTGAGCGCATCGCCGGTTTCGGGGAGCGCCAGACCGCGCCGTCCGCCCCCGACATGCGGGAACTCCTCGTCAAGGCGGGTCTCGGCGAGGCCATGGACAAGCTTCCGGCCCAGATCTCCGGCGGCATGCGGCAACGTGCCGCGATCGTACGGGCCTTCGGCCTGCGGCCCGACGTGCTCGTCATGGACGAGCCGTTCTCGGCGCTCGACGAGTTCACCCGCGAGAGCCTGCAGGACCAGCTGCTCGACCTGTGGGACGAGCTGAAGACGACGGTCCTGTTCGTCACCCACTCCGTGTCCGAGGCCGTCCGGCTCTCCGACACCGTGGTCGTCATGGCCCCGCGCCCCGGCCGCGTCGTGGACGTCATCGACGTCGACCTGCCCCGGCCACGCGGTGATCGCCTCTTCGGGGAGCGCCGCTTCCACGAGTACGAGGACCTGATCCGAGACCGACTGCGCCGTGCCTGGCACGGCGAAGCCGCATGAGCGGGGCGTGGAGATGACCGTAACCGACGAACGCACCACCCTGGCGACCGAGACGGAACAGCCCACCGAACCGTCGCGCTTCAGCCTCAGGCATCCGAGGTCCCGGATCGCCTGGATCCGTCCCTCCGTGTGGGCGCCCCTCCTGGTGATGCTGGCGTTCCTCGCCGTCCTGTGGCAGTGGGGAGCCGGGCAACTGCCCTACCTGCTGCCGCCGCTGCCCGAGATCGGCAGCTCGTTCACCACCCAGTTCGGCTACTACGTCGACAACGCCCTGGTCACCCTGGGTGAGGCGGTGGCCGGCCTCGCGATGGGGTTCGTCGCCGCGTTCGCGCTGGCGGTGCTGACGACCGAACTCCCGCTGCTGCGCCGGGCCGTCATGCCGATCGCCGTCGTGCTCAACGTCACCCCGCTCGTGGCGATCGCACCCGCCCTGGTCGTGGCCTTCGGCTTCGGCCCGCTGCCCAAACTCGTCATCGCCGGCCTGATCTGCTTCTTCCCGATCCTCATCAACACCGCGGCCGGTCTGCGGTCCGTGCCGCAGCAGGTGCTGCAGGTGTACCGGACGATGGATGCCGGCCGCTTCGAGCTGCTGTGGCACGTGCGCGTCCCCAACGCGCTGCCGTACCTGTTCGCGGCGCTGCGCATCGTCCTCCCCCTGTCGATCGTCGGCGCCGTGGTGGCCGAGATGTCGGCGTCGGGATCGACCCACGGCCTCGGCACCGCGATCAGCGTGGCCTCGTCCATGAACCAGCTGCCGGTCGTATACGCCTCGATCCTCGTCCTCGCGGTCATGGGTGTGCTGCTGCTGCTCGCCGTGACGCTGGTCGAGCGCCGCGTCCTCCACTGGCACGACAGCGCCCACAACTGACCCGGCTCACCCCAGCACAGCAACCCGTCGCCCGCGATGGCGGGGGCTCGGCGACCCATGCCCTCATCCGCACCGTTCCCCGGCGGCCACCGCCAGTTCGGAGTCACCCATGTCACCCGTGCAGTCCCGTCTCATGAGATCCGGGCTCGCCTCCCTCGCCGCGATCGCGCTGACGACCGGCGTCGCCGGATGCGGCTCGGAGGCCGGCGCCGGCACCTCGACCGGCCCGGAAGGATCCGCGATCTCCGCCGAGCGGTGCGCCGAGAACAAGGCCGCCGGCACGATCACCTATCTGTCGGGCTACCAGTACCAGTCGTCGGTGTCGATCCTCGAGTACATCGCCGCGAGCAAGCTCGGCTACTTCAACGACCTCTGCCTGAACGTGGTCCTCAAGCCCGGCACCGGCGACACGGCGCAGAACACCAAGCTGCTCGCGAGCGGACAGGCGACCGTCAGTCCGGTCGCCGAGCAGGACGTCATCCAGGCCCGGGCCAACGGCATCGACATCACGGGCATCTCCTCATATTCGAACGCCGGCCTCGAAGTCCTGATGACGAACAAGGACATCACCAAGCTGACCCAGCTCGACGGCAAGGTCGTCGGCCACAAGGGCTACGTACCGGCCACCGTCCAGGCGATGCTGATCAAGGCCGGAGTCCAGTGGGACTCGCTCAAGCTGGTCAAGCAGGGCTACGACCCCTCCGTACTGCCGCGCGGACAGGGCGGCCTCGAAGCCCTCACCGGGTTCGTCTCCAACGAGCCCAACCAGCTCAAGGCGGCCGGCGACGCCGTCACGGTGTGGAAACCCATCGACTACGGCGTCCCGAGCTCGCTCGGCGCGATGGCGGTCGACCCGGCGTTCGCCAAGGCGCACCCGCACGCCGTCGAGGACATCCTGCGCGCCGCCCTGCACGCCTACGACTACTGCGGCGCCGGCGACGAGCACATCGCCGAGTGCGTCGGGTATGCGGCGCAGCTGTCCGGGCCGACGTACGACAAGGAACTGAACACGGCCATCTGGAAGACCGAGACTCAGGTCGTGAAGGACCATCCGACGGCCGGACAGCCGCTGGGCGCCGTCGACCCGAAGAACGTCGAGGGGATCGTCGACATGTTGCACCGGTTCGAGATCGTGCCCGACAGCGTGACCGCCGACCGGGCCGAGGGATGGTTCGACACCTCGTACGTCAAGAACATCCACGCCGCCGACAAGCTGGTCTGGCCCGCCCCGTAGCCGCAGGAATCTCACGGAAAGGCGCACACACGTGCCCGCGAAAGAATACGGAATCTTCCTCCCCATCGGGAACGGCGGATGGATGCTGTCCACGACCGCCCCGCATCCCGAGGCGAGCTACGAGTGGAACAAGCGAGCCGCCCTGCACGCGGAGAACATCGGCCTCGACTTCGTCATGTCGATGGCGAAGTGGCGCGGCTTCGGCGGCAGCACCGACCACTGGGGCCGCTCGCTGGAGTCGATGACGATGATGGCGGCGCTCGCCGAGGCGACCAGTCG
Encoded proteins:
- a CDS encoding ABC transporter substrate-binding protein, which produces MSPVQSRLMRSGLASLAAIALTTGVAGCGSEAGAGTSTGPEGSAISAERCAENKAAGTITYLSGYQYQSSVSILEYIAASKLGYFNDLCLNVVLKPGTGDTAQNTKLLASGQATVSPVAEQDVIQARANGIDITGISSYSNAGLEVLMTNKDITKLTQLDGKVVGHKGYVPATVQAMLIKAGVQWDSLKLVKQGYDPSVLPRGQGGLEALTGFVSNEPNQLKAAGDAVTVWKPIDYGVPSSLGAMAVDPAFAKAHPHAVEDILRAALHAYDYCGAGDEHIAECVGYAAQLSGPTYDKELNTAIWKTETQVVKDHPTAGQPLGAVDPKNVEGIVDMLHRFEIVPDSVTADRAEGWFDTSYVKNIHAADKLVWPAP
- a CDS encoding ABC transporter permease, with the translated sequence MTVTDERTTLATETEQPTEPSRFSLRHPRSRIAWIRPSVWAPLLVMLAFLAVLWQWGAGQLPYLLPPLPEIGSSFTTQFGYYVDNALVTLGEAVAGLAMGFVAAFALAVLTTELPLLRRAVMPIAVVLNVTPLVAIAPALVVAFGFGPLPKLVIAGLICFFPILINTAAGLRSVPQQVLQVYRTMDAGRFELLWHVRVPNALPYLFAALRIVLPLSIVGAVVAEMSASGSTHGLGTAISVASSMNQLPVVYASILVLAVMGVLLLLAVTLVERRVLHWHDSAHN
- a CDS encoding zinc-dependent alcohol dehydrogenase; the encoded protein is MRAFVLFGPGEAGVVEVDAPVAAPGEVVVDVARAGVCGTDVEFYTGEMEYLREGHARFPMRLGHEWSGTVSAVGDGVDRSWIGRRVMGDTMLGCGHCRRCRGGIQHVCEARQEVGIRGGRAGALAERLAVPASSLHVLPDTVDDAMGAMVEPGGNALRAAQAASIRPGDRVLVLGPGTIGLLVAMFARRDGAEVHLMGRPGGSLEFAATLGFDAAWTEDTLPDLPYDAVIDASNAPELPAKALELIEPGGRVVYIGVAGSPSLIDTRSLVLKDVTAIGILSASPGLDATIEAYAKGEVDPRPLIAETVGLDGVDAVLAGKRPTGAGPGPKIHVAPDRQG
- a CDS encoding histidine phosphatase family protein, translated to MRLLLTRHGQTTSNLTHALDTDAPGAELTTLGRQQAEELVGRLANEPIDALYVSTLRRARQTAAPLARERGLRPVVREGLRELSAGDLEMNRDAESVQLYLKTVMAWASGQTDLRMPGGETGEEALTRYDEVIEEIAGSGADGAAVVSHGAAIRTWAAARSRNVDAAYAARHPLENTHIVAMDGDPRRGWTVTHWGGQPVG
- a CDS encoding alpha/beta hydrolase; translation: MRIGRIAPLLAVGVTATLVPALAPAQASAAEPLKRFENQKPAWHRCDASQPAAYQCATIKVPLDYSRPGSKTIKLAISRVKTSVPGKRRGVILFNPGGPGGEGLSMPVGMKPLMPKNVRERYDLIGFDPRGVGRSSPVTCGLTDTEQNDERPYKPETFNQDVKWARTVADKCRAKNGDRLPYITTRNTARDMDVIRAVLGEKKISYLGISYGTYLGAVYAQMFPKRTDRFVLDSAVDPARAWRGMIQIWAEGAEPAFTRWTKWTAQRHRTYKLGNTPAKVRKTFWKLIAQADRTPLVTADEKLTGDDIRATLRDVFFYSPKDAAETVVEYKKIAGGHATSHRSPTLEDQQGLRRSAAWAAEVPDDNQPAAFWAVVCGDTAAWPRDPEQYRRDAIRDKAKYPLYGDFASHIKPCAFWDKPAEPVTTVNNKVGLLTVQNQWDSQTPLASGLGMHRALKGSRMVYVKGGLDHGVYGVHPGSCADRTVNAYLSSGKLPAQDVTCKPPGRQNPGANQHITPTPQHTSDTPRF
- a CDS encoding ABC transporter ATP-binding protein codes for the protein MTGTPALELRSVHRVYGFGSSATNALDNVDLTVPPGRFVSLIGPSGCGKSTLLRIVAGLEQPDRGEVRVHGVPPAQACAAKMIGLVPQSPALLPWLSVLRNVTLPQKINKGSARRRERIAGFGERQTAPSAPDMRELLVKAGLGEAMDKLPAQISGGMRQRAAIVRAFGLRPDVLVMDEPFSALDEFTRESLQDQLLDLWDELKTTVLFVTHSVSEAVRLSDTVVVMAPRPGRVVDVIDVDLPRPRGDRLFGERRFHEYEDLIRDRLRRAWHGEAA
- a CDS encoding FadR/GntR family transcriptional regulator, producing the protein MDELGFRISSGALPPGHLVRVEDLEKEFGVSRSVVREAVRVLEFLGLLRSARGVGVTVREDRDWNALDPRVIGWRLAYEKTRATELHALAQLRYAIEPVAAEYMCAASTRRERAELLLCAEEMAAKADDIAAFTAQDVRFHSLILGGTRNHLFTALEPTFTTGLIGRSDYHLMPSTPDEKSIELHLGVAEAIFDGEGGRAAELLRILLKEVVERFAEADGWNAGSAPSDSA